The following DNA comes from Cucumis sativus cultivar 9930 chromosome 7, Cucumber_9930_V3, whole genome shotgun sequence.
TGTCCAACTGGGCTCAAACGGTTGATTTGTAGGTTGGTTTTAAGTGTACTTTAGGTTTTTATGAGATGACCTGCATGCTCGTTCGTATTtggatttaacattttaaacctgatttgtaataaataaacTCATTATGTTCTCATAGTTTCAACTTAACCATTTAGCTTTTTCACTTCACAATCTCATTTCTACTTTGCACCCCTCAAATTTACAGcaattaatttgattacaaTTCTCGTTCTGCTTCGTTCTTAATTACTAATGCATTTCAATATCCCTTAGATTCTCAGTAAtcttcaagaaaagaaagaagcgCAAGAGACAATcataactttttcttcttactattttaaattttaaccaaataaaaggtttgttttttcttttaaaaaaaagtgaatactcattcaaaatgttattaaagtatataagaaatttattagtaaaatataaGCAATAATTCAAAATGTAATTTCAAGTATATATTGTTAGTATATTAGTAGTTTATTATTAGCactcattcaaattttctttaaagtatGAGATTAGGTTAGGGTATCAATATTGTATCTACCCattgaaaacaatattataGCATTAGTGTTTTTTCAACAGTTTCGAAAGTCCCATGAAACACATAAGGAAAATGCTTCacatagacaaaaaaaaatagagttaaTTCTAAAAGAGTGAAATGGTTATCTAACGAACCTATTAACTTCTCATTCAACACGCCACAATTTTTTGTAAACTTCTACATCATTTGTTGTAGTTATGTCTTTGGTCTTATAAAAGcctttgttgttatttttatttttatgcaCAAGATTTGGCTTGACCAACTTTACTACATAGAGATTCTGGAGGCTTCAACCCGGCTTCAGTCATCTCTTTAAGTAAACGTTTCGCCTCAATTGACTTCCCGTCCTTGCAAAGGATTTGAATGGTGGAAATATAACTAGCCACATTTGGAGTTACTCCATTTTTAACCATCTCTTCAAGAAACTTTAAGGCCTTGTAGGAGTTGCACTCTTTGCAGTACCCATTTATCATTGTATTATAGATAACATCATTAGGCTGTAGATGCATCTCTACCATTGATTTGTATAGTTTTGATGCCTCAACCATATTACCTTTTATACACAAACCATGGATTAGGACACCATAGGTATGCTGATCTGGGACCAAACCAATTCTCTTCATGAGATGAAACATCTCATAGGCTTTCTCTATATCATCAGATCGAACAAACGTATTCATCAAAATTGTATACGTCACTTTCGAGGGAGAAATTCCTCTGTCCTCCATCTCCCTCACTAACTCTGAAACTACAGAAGAATTTCCTACTTTAGAGAAAcctgaaattaaaatattgtaggTCACTAGAGTTGGACATAAACCAATCAACTTCAGTTTTTCGAGATAACTTAAGGCCTTGTCCAACTGTCCAGTGTTACACAACCCATCCATCAACATGTTAAATGTTCTAGTAGTTGGATTTATATGAGCTCGTTTCATTCGTTCTAACAATCCTTCTGCTTTCGACACTTGTCCCTTCCGGCATAACCCACCTATTAGAATATTGTATGTGACTGCATTACATGCCACCCCTCTTTTAGATATTTCATCAAATACCTTAAAGGCAAGGCTCAATTTTCCATCCCTACAATATTCAGTAATGAGACTGTTGTAAGTATATAAATTGGGAAGCACCCCCACAAGCTTCATCTTCTGGTAAAGCTCAAAACCATCCTTCTTGTAACCTTTCTTGAAAAATCCATTGATCATGatagtataaatatattgGTTAGCAGCCAAACCAAGGTCATCCATCCTAGAAAACATTACTTTAGCTTGATCAATGTCACCATTTCTGCAACAAGCTTCAATCAAGATAGTGTATATAAAAACATTAGGAGACACACCCATCGTCTCCATTTGAGCCAAAAGCTCAAAGCCTTTACTTACATTGCCATTTTCACAAAAGGCTTTAATCGTAATCCCAAAACTATACACATCAAACTGAGTCCTCCCCAAATATTCAGTGAAAAACCCCCAAGTTCTATCCAGATTCCCTGATTTAGCAAGTAAATCCAATGCATtattgaaagagaaagaacTCGGAGAATGCCCTTTAAGGACCATTAGTTTAAAACTATCAAGGGATTGTTCTAATAGTTGAGACTGAAAAGAAGCATTGATAACTGCATCACGGGGACGACCACAAACAGATTCAGAATTCAGATTTCGTTGTGTTGAAGAAATAGTGAAGAAATATGAGGTGATCCGATTAGAAAGAAATGGGTACACGAAGCCAATAGATTTGGGCACCATAAATACGAGAATAAATCAGGAACTAAGAATTATATATGAACAAGACAAAAtctaacaaagaaaagaagggaaTAAAAAGACTTGGGATTTCTGTAgcaatttctcaaaaatgCTATAACAAACTTCTATGAAACTTACCAAACTCTAacacaaaaccaaaatcatcGGCGGGCATTAGATATTTAAATAGAGAGAGAACGAGTGGAGGAGACGGTAGACTTACCGGCGGCAATTGTTGTACGGTGTGGGTGTTATAGCGCGCTGAGGTGactgaagaagaaggagacgGGGGCGAGAGGTAGAgtgaggaaaaagaaaacgaggACTCAAACACCAAACTTTCAGCCCATCTTTTAGGCCCAATTTCTCCCAAACTCTAATTTAATAAGCCCACAAAGCCCAAACAAAactaaatcaatatatatattctttttttgtgcATAGGAAGATTAAACCACTAAtttaaatgtgaaaataaaacaaaatcatagcATACTAGGAGCTTAGccaaaatcaaaacattaCAAACTTTGTAGATCCAAAAATCGTGTTAATTTAATAAGACATTTGTGTGATCGAGTTAAATACTTTACTATCTCTAATTCAAAACGTTCTAATAGTGTTAatcgtctttttctttataaatccACGATTGTATGTGTCTTGAGATAGAAAACCTAAGCTTAGTTGGATCATAGGATAAGTTTGATAATCGGAAAGAAAAACCCtacaataaagttttaaatcaaaatccCAACATTTAATCCTTGAAgtctaaattgaaaaagaaaaacaaaaaaatataaatctccATTGCTAAGTGCAATAAATTATTTGCCTGCCTCCTTCCTATTATTCAATCTGCTTTGAGGTATACTTTTCTTATATACACATACTCTatactctcttcttcttctctctctctttgatttatctaaaatattatgatattgttattgttattatttatatcatgAGATGTTCCTTTGAGAAAGTTGATGCATAGCTTCTTCCATGCCTCTCTCTCTGGCTCTCCATCTTCCACTTTAACCTTCAACTCTTTCGCATATGTTTCctatacaaaaacaatttaattacatcattaatgaaaaaaagagtttgatactattttggagattttttcattttcggGATGGTATCTTTCTAGGGTTTAGATTTTGGAACTAGTTTCTATTTGGTGTCTAAGTGTTTGAAAATGTTGCATATTTAGTTCGTTTGAgtttaacttcaaatttagtgtttaggttttattattaatgtttgttctagatttttgtgttttgttccCATTGGAAACCCTATATTTCAAGGTATACAAATACATAATTCATGAAAAATAGCAATTCATTACAATTCTTGTCACTAAAATCGAAGTTATTTTAATACTTATGAACAagtgaaaacaaaacttaattttaggGTGAATCTTTTGGAACCTACAAACTAGATTAGaagaactaaaaccaaaactaacaattttgaaacttgGAAACTAAACTTATAATCTTGAAGATTACACTCATGAGTCGTTCACTTATTTGTCTGAAAAAGTTTGTAGTCtacgttttaaaaacttgaatttcATATCGTTTTAACTTCTTACAATGTAGGTCGGTTTTATgataaacaactttttttatagAGTTTTCAACTTTGTATACCTAGCAACGTAACTCCTCTTCTTACCCTCAAACAAGAAGGTAAACTAGCTTTTAACTAGGTGCAATAacctaatattttgaataattaatatgtgtcaataattcataaatctataaaatttatatcaaaacGATCAAACGTTGAGCATACCATGATGAGATTATGTTGGACAAGACGGTCGATAAGGTGCAAAAGAATGTCCATAGTGTACTCGGGATGGCCTTGGATTCCCATCATGTGATCTCCATACTTGAACATTTCGATTCTCGTCTTTTCTGACCATCCGATCACTTCAGCCTTTAACGGAAGTTCCCGAACCTACAAAATTTTTCATACATCACACCGTATTGGATCATGATCAGGCTGAGAAGTTGTAATGTGGGAGCGAGTTTACTTAACAAATATACATACCTCATCTCGATGACACTCGATTATCGATAACGTTAATGGGATCTTTAATGATGATAAGGCTTTTGAGCTAGATTGTGACACGTGTATGGCCCTGATTCCAATGTCCCATCCTGAGGTTGCCCTACCCGTCTTTCCTCCCAATGCACGACACAAAATCTACATGTGACAGTAATCAACTCTAcgttattacattttttaggAACTTACACAAATAACatcaattttccattttattttcataaaattaaattttttaaattaattttagtaactttattgtatttttatatttggtacttATATTTTCCATGaatctaatattttgtttctttaaggttcatttttaatgatatttaataatattcatttaagaaaataatatattttgaatatattttcaaaatttacaataaaaaataacaaatataacaataatcattaaaaaaaaacaaagtcaaTCAATTAGGAAGTTAGGAATGtaccaaaatgatattttaaccaTAAAAGTACTCAATCTAAAATTactaattgaaaatttaaaaggaaaaataaatctaaacatGGCTAAATGacattaattgttaattattatgatGATTAAACCTCTTTTAATTACAAccattagatttaaaaaataacattaatgtatatgcatatgtatgtatgtatatttagGAAATTAAAGAGAACTATCCTCCAaatctaaactttcaaaacttatACCATTAAGACAATAAGACAACTTAATAAGCTTATAATATGAATTGGATGACacctagaaaaataaaaaaaaatatacttataatatttcttttaagaaacaaagaaaaaactattatataaacaaagaGATATTGGATGACAAGAAAATGGATATGAAAATACAAATTGGATTGCACCCAAAATTGGCTTTTTCTCTGCtttatattctttcttatatattacccctaatatttgttttgattcaCTGTATATATCTTAgccaattgaaatataatagaaaatataaacgGATGCATTCGCCGAGTTTAGACCCTAACTTGATGTAGCATGACCCAAACATAACCTTTTAACATGTAATGcctttatcattttgttttcaattttctactcgtttatttaaaatttattttgtgaaacagttacaaatataatcaggagaaaaatattagcatatctagtaatattttaaataaataaaaaatataataataaaatctattgAGATTGATAGACTATTGATTATATCCTTAGAAGTCTATCACATATTGATATAAATCATTGATAGACAACACTTAGATTATCATCCAcgaaattgaatatatatatcaaatgaaACACACGTCGTGCCAACTAATTTCCACCATGTTTTGTCTTTTGAGATAAAGTGATGTTTTTGGGCACGTGCTTAGTTGGATGAGAATTTATATTCATCAAAAGggttattaatatatatatatatataattaatgcttgaaaacttgaaattcaaccataaaaaaaaaaaagaaaaaaaaactatactcAAATTGCTGAATACATTATTACTATTGGAATATGAAGTACAAAATTCCCCCA
Coding sequences within:
- the LOC101205790 gene encoding gamma-glutamyl peptidase 5; amino-acid sequence: MVGKRFAVLLCAEDPEYVKKKHGGYFGVFVKMLGEEGEIWDSYRVTAGHFPDDADIGIYDGFVVTGSCSDAHSNDPWICQLLLLLKKLNALKKKVLGICFGHQILCRALGGKTGRATSGWDIGIRAIHVSQSSSKALSSLKIPLTLSIIECHRDEVRELPLKAEVIGWSEKTRIEMFKYGDHMMGIQGHPEYTMDILLHLIDRLVQHNLIMETYAKELKVKVEDGEPEREAWKKLCINFLKGTSHDINNNNNNIIIF
- the LOC101208300 gene encoding pentatricopeptide repeat-containing protein At4g11690, whose product is MVPKSIGFVYPFLSNRITSYFFTISSTQRNLNSESVCGRPRDAVINASFQSQLLEQSLDSFKLMVLKGHSPSSFSFNNALDLLAKSGNLDRTWGFFTEYLGRTQFDVYSFGITIKAFCENGNVSKGFELLAQMETMGVSPNVFIYTILIEACCRNGDIDQAKVMFSRMDDLGLAANQYIYTIMINGFFKKGYKKDGFELYQKMKLVGVLPNLYTYNSLITEYCRDGKLSLAFKVFDEISKRGVACNAVTYNILIGGLCRKGQVSKAEGLLERMKRAHINPTTRTFNMLMDGLCNTGQLDKALSYLEKLKLIGLCPTLVTYNILISGFSKVGNSSVVSELVREMEDRGISPSKVTYTILMNTFVRSDDIEKAYEMFHLMKRIGLVPDQHTYGVLIHGLCIKGNMVEASKLYKSMVEMHLQPNDVIYNTMINGYCKECNSYKALKFLEEMVKNGVTPNVASYISTIQILCKDGKSIEAKRLLKEMTEAGLKPPESLCSKVGQAKSCA